One window of Chryseobacterium indologenes genomic DNA carries:
- a CDS encoding DUF5686 family protein: MDDASQKPVFNAKVSCDNTVIGYTNEQGVLEFKTGCKNIDIDADSYQKETVSVESSMEVSLLKKSSKTTSIEAVVIEDKSDPRALEILKKVNKLFNENSPKSLGSYSYKSYEKISLDIDEDSLTQFNQYFNDLNIFKKKREKDSLNNISARKVFSKSKLFLWERAQEFLYSKKYGEKINILDNRISGLKQPIYEMIALQQSNRDIVPEQVKPENRGLYRFFLSDTVTLDGRKNFVIRFREVNYKKTDRKRKYNGAIYVDTETYGIKKIENFSKNKNDGIITSTWVFYNNKWFLAHEKTKLKMGKMAMDDKEHADDKKDKKSFGTYAFLTSKYFDFEAPIEENPKDFKGYTFSVKNIDGHSLDRYRTEPLTEREQNTYKTIDSLGKKYKIDSKAQILSGLLNGQIRVGSVDFAVDEIVNYNSYEGFRLGLKAKLNENFNPYFSPDYYFAYGVKDRRWKYGMGLDMKTSLEKNSIFRFEVYDDVTASGEFNRKLWNFKMRTMNFGNNLNNDKYFHFKGAALSYMNDVTNGLTLALAVRRNTEEAEFDYQFRDRGTSYRNFNTLFTLKYSPNSTNIMTPQGKSLIDQKYPELYFNYEQSYKLLQGNFNYSRFDALFVHNFKTPIGTTGFRLYGGAVLGEAPIWKNFTMNGLASPGKDFNFNLTSYLGFATLEGGKYYNDRFIAYYFTHKLPLYFKSFGHNVSSFDFVLRGTIGDMKHPEYHQFKFRKLDHLYQEVGLEWNNFLSSYFNLGLFYRVGYYATPHFKENFAIQFKLKFLEF; this comes from the coding sequence GTGGATGACGCCAGTCAAAAGCCTGTTTTTAACGCAAAAGTATCATGTGACAACACCGTCATTGGATACACTAATGAACAGGGCGTTCTTGAATTTAAAACAGGATGCAAAAACATTGATATTGACGCCGATTCTTATCAGAAAGAAACGGTATCAGTAGAAAGCAGCATGGAGGTTTCCCTGCTCAAAAAGTCTTCAAAAACCACCAGCATTGAAGCAGTAGTTATTGAAGATAAAAGTGATCCCAGAGCTTTGGAAATTCTGAAAAAAGTGAACAAACTTTTTAATGAAAACTCTCCAAAAAGTTTAGGTTCCTACTCTTATAAATCCTATGAAAAAATATCTCTGGATATTGATGAAGACAGCCTTACACAGTTTAATCAATATTTCAATGATCTAAATATTTTCAAGAAAAAAAGAGAAAAAGATTCATTAAATAATATTTCCGCAAGAAAAGTATTTTCAAAAAGTAAACTCTTTCTCTGGGAAAGAGCACAAGAGTTTTTATATTCCAAAAAATATGGTGAAAAGATCAATATTCTGGACAACAGAATTTCTGGTCTGAAGCAGCCAATCTATGAAATGATTGCACTCCAGCAGAGTAACAGGGATATTGTTCCTGAACAGGTGAAGCCCGAGAACAGAGGATTGTACAGGTTCTTTCTTTCGGATACCGTTACTCTTGACGGGAGAAAAAACTTTGTGATCCGTTTCCGTGAAGTTAATTACAAAAAAACGGACAGAAAACGAAAATATAACGGCGCCATATATGTAGATACGGAAACCTACGGAATCAAAAAGATTGAAAATTTCAGTAAAAATAAAAACGACGGAATTATCACAAGTACATGGGTATTCTACAATAACAAATGGTTCCTTGCCCATGAAAAGACAAAGCTTAAAATGGGGAAAATGGCGATGGATGACAAGGAACATGCTGACGATAAGAAAGATAAAAAAAGCTTCGGCACCTATGCTTTCCTCACCTCAAAATATTTTGATTTCGAAGCTCCCATCGAAGAGAATCCCAAAGATTTCAAAGGCTATACTTTCTCCGTAAAAAATATTGACGGCCATTCTCTGGACCGTTACAGAACGGAACCTCTTACGGAAAGAGAACAAAACACCTATAAAACGATCGACAGTTTAGGTAAAAAATATAAAATCGACAGCAAAGCACAGATCTTATCCGGATTACTGAACGGACAGATCAGAGTGGGTTCTGTAGATTTTGCGGTGGATGAAATTGTCAATTATAACTCTTATGAAGGCTTCAGATTAGGTTTAAAGGCAAAACTGAATGAAAATTTCAACCCTTATTTTTCACCGGATTATTATTTTGCATACGGTGTAAAAGACAGAAGATGGAAATACGGAATGGGACTTGATATGAAAACCTCGCTGGAAAAAAATTCAATTTTCAGATTTGAGGTGTATGATGATGTGACGGCATCAGGAGAGTTCAACAGAAAACTCTGGAACTTCAAAATGAGGACGATGAATTTCGGGAATAACCTGAATAATGATAAATATTTTCACTTCAAAGGAGCTGCCTTATCCTATATGAATGACGTGACCAATGGTCTTACACTTGCCCTTGCCGTAAGAAGAAATACTGAAGAGGCAGAATTTGATTATCAGTTCAGAGACAGAGGAACTTCATACAGGAATTTCAATACGCTTTTTACCTTAAAATATTCTCCGAATTCTACCAATATCATGACTCCTCAGGGAAAATCTCTGATTGACCAGAAGTATCCTGAGTTGTATTTCAATTATGAGCAGAGCTACAAACTGCTGCAGGGGAACTTTAATTATTCTCGTTTTGATGCTCTTTTTGTTCATAATTTTAAGACACCCATCGGGACTACTGGTTTCAGGCTGTACGGAGGTGCTGTTTTGGGTGAAGCGCCAATCTGGAAAAACTTTACAATGAACGGGCTTGCTTCTCCTGGTAAGGATTTCAATTTTAACCTTACTTCTTATCTTGGATTTGCTACTCTGGAGGGTGGAAAATATTATAATGACAGATTTATCGCATATTACTTCACTCACAAGCTTCCGTTGTATTTCAAAAGTTTCGGGCACAATGTTTCCAGCTTTGATTTTGTTCTGAGAGGAACTATCGGAGATATGAAGCATCCGGAATACCATCAGTTTAAGTTCAGAAAACTGGATCACCTGTATCAGGAAGTAGGTTTGGAATGGAACAATTTCCTTTCCAGTTATTTTAACTTAGGTTTATTCTACAGAGTGGGTTATTACGCAACTCCTCATTTCAAAGAAAACTTTGCGATTCAGTTTAAACTGAAGTTTCTCGAGTTTTAA
- a CDS encoding M20/M25/M40 family metallo-hydrolase, whose product MNKNCIYSLLSLFLFTLGNAQNYKKPLVSAIKETDLRTDMYQLATDQFWGREAGTLDELKVSMWLADKAKEVGMKPAGDNGTFFQFFDMYRHQVIPQSSLKIGDNNLKLWKDFLVAEPVNASIDAEIVYAGNAEPEDLAKFNIKGKVLAVNASDKNISKDMTLFVRRYPGFVRNKYYNKASELGAKAIIFITDDTSEQSWVEVLPQMTRGSYGVEGLREKITNNIPVLWIKRENAGWVKNNPKATLNLITETYKYPSVNIIGKIEGTDPVLKNEYVLLSGHQDHDGIRHPVKNDTIYNGADDNASTCVAMLAMARAYKKQPGKRSILFVFHGAEERGLLGSRWHAAHPVVPKEKIVAVLNGDMIGRNDNNEAALLGGNAPHKNSEELVKMAEEANNESTKFKYLKDWDSPSHAEYFYFRSDHLPYAKIGIPAIFFTSVLHDQYHTPQDESENINYKKLYKMTEWMYRTSWKVANETERPKVIPNFSLER is encoded by the coding sequence ATGAATAAAAATTGCATTTACTCTCTGTTGAGCCTTTTCCTGTTTACCCTGGGAAATGCTCAGAATTATAAAAAACCTTTGGTTTCTGCCATCAAAGAAACTGATCTTCGTACCGATATGTATCAGCTTGCTACAGATCAGTTCTGGGGCCGTGAAGCAGGAACGCTGGATGAATTGAAAGTCTCCATGTGGCTTGCCGACAAGGCAAAAGAAGTTGGAATGAAACCTGCCGGAGATAACGGGACATTTTTCCAGTTCTTTGATATGTACAGACATCAGGTAATTCCACAAAGCAGCCTGAAAATTGGAGATAATAACTTGAAACTATGGAAAGACTTCCTGGTTGCTGAGCCTGTAAACGCTTCTATAGATGCCGAAATTGTATATGCGGGAAACGCCGAGCCTGAAGATCTTGCTAAATTCAATATCAAAGGAAAAGTACTTGCTGTAAATGCTTCAGACAAAAATATCTCTAAGGATATGACTCTTTTTGTAAGAAGATATCCGGGATTTGTAAGGAATAAATATTACAATAAAGCTTCTGAACTGGGAGCGAAAGCAATTATTTTCATTACCGACGACACTTCTGAACAAAGCTGGGTGGAAGTACTTCCTCAAATGACAAGAGGAAGCTATGGTGTGGAAGGTTTGAGAGAAAAAATCACCAATAATATTCCTGTTTTATGGATCAAAAGAGAAAATGCAGGCTGGGTAAAAAACAATCCTAAGGCAACTCTTAACCTCATCACTGAAACTTACAAATATCCATCAGTGAATATCATCGGAAAAATAGAAGGTACCGACCCGGTTCTTAAAAATGAATATGTTCTGCTAAGCGGACATCAGGATCATGACGGAATCCGACATCCTGTAAAGAATGATACGATCTACAATGGTGCTGATGATAATGCAAGTACCTGTGTTGCGATGCTGGCAATGGCAAGAGCTTATAAAAAGCAGCCGGGAAAAAGAAGTATCCTGTTTGTTTTTCATGGAGCTGAAGAAAGAGGATTACTAGGTTCCAGGTGGCATGCAGCTCATCCGGTTGTTCCAAAAGAGAAAATTGTAGCCGTGCTTAATGGTGATATGATTGGGAGAAATGACAATAATGAAGCAGCTTTATTGGGAGGAAATGCTCCACACAAGAATTCTGAAGAACTTGTAAAAATGGCTGAAGAAGCCAATAATGAGAGTACAAAATTCAAATATCTGAAAGATTGGGATTCTCCAAGCCACGCTGAATATTTCTATTTCAGAAGCGATCATCTTCCGTATGCTAAAATTGGGATTCCTGCTATATTCTTCACGAGTGTGCTACATGATCAGTACCATACGCCACAGGATGAATCTGAAAATATCAATTATAAAAAGCTGTATAAAATGACGGAATGGATGTACAGAACATCCTGGAAGGTTGCTAATGAAACAGAACGTCCGAAAGTAATTCCTAATTTTTCTCTGGAAAGATAA
- a CDS encoding alkaline phosphatase PhoX, translating into MKINKTIGALLFASLVFQGCNDDNNGDGNTPVNDKIKLENFSKEPAFVFGMPGFENLNITTLISSSDVLSGSPDFVFGGQPDGMGIMKDPNSDGYLMITNHEIKQSVSRVYLDKTFKPVKGEYILNGTGGMTRLCSATLATPEIHGFSAFLTAGESGEESMVHALNPLAPTSQATDKTRVKPALGKASMENAVPLPKDISNGKTYIIIGEDQSYSSSHQSAGQLIMYVADTQGDLDNGKLYSLKRTNSNYTETDMTKGSSYDVEFVEIPNAKNLTGAQINQKNIDNNAIRFSRVEDVDYRKGAGKGREIYFTATGESSDGVNPKAGLTMWGRVYKLVLNSNNMLTGKLEVVAEGDSNPGNNLINPDNLCVTENFVYIQEDGDSYYKNANHDSYIWQLNIATKQYKPWLNMKHNRNDTAWQTAYNQSGDLQKFGSWEFGAMVDISDIIGIPNTFSVNIHSHTWQLDKFKNPDGSGINTNKEGGQIVIIRNVEK; encoded by the coding sequence ATGAAAATTAACAAAACTATCGGAGCCCTACTCTTTGCTTCCCTTGTATTTCAAGGCTGCAACGATGACAATAACGGGGACGGAAACACTCCTGTCAATGACAAAATCAAACTTGAAAATTTCTCTAAAGAACCCGCTTTCGTCTTTGGGATGCCTGGTTTTGAAAATTTAAATATTACCACCCTTATTTCCAGCTCTGATGTTCTTTCAGGTTCTCCCGATTTCGTTTTCGGAGGCCAGCCGGACGGTATGGGAATCATGAAAGATCCTAATTCTGACGGTTATCTGATGATTACCAATCATGAGATCAAACAATCTGTATCCAGAGTATATTTAGATAAAACGTTTAAACCTGTAAAAGGAGAATATATCTTAAACGGAACCGGAGGAATGACGAGATTGTGTTCTGCAACACTGGCAACTCCAGAAATTCACGGTTTCAGTGCGTTCCTTACTGCAGGTGAATCAGGTGAAGAAAGTATGGTTCACGCTTTAAATCCTTTGGCTCCGACCTCTCAGGCAACTGATAAAACAAGAGTAAAACCAGCTTTGGGAAAAGCTTCTATGGAAAACGCAGTTCCGCTTCCTAAAGATATTTCTAACGGAAAAACTTATATCATTATTGGTGAAGATCAGTCTTATTCTTCTTCTCACCAGTCTGCAGGACAGCTGATTATGTATGTTGCCGATACGCAGGGAGATCTTGATAACGGAAAGTTATATTCTTTAAAGAGAACCAACAGCAACTACACTGAAACGGATATGACAAAAGGAAGCAGCTACGATGTAGAATTCGTTGAAATTCCTAATGCCAAAAATCTTACAGGTGCCCAGATCAACCAGAAAAACATTGATAATAATGCCATCCGTTTTTCAAGAGTGGAAGATGTAGATTACAGAAAAGGAGCAGGAAAAGGAAGAGAAATTTACTTTACCGCTACAGGAGAATCTTCTGACGGTGTAAATCCGAAAGCGGGATTAACAATGTGGGGAAGAGTTTATAAGCTTGTTCTGAACTCCAATAATATGCTGACAGGAAAGCTGGAAGTGGTTGCTGAAGGAGATTCCAATCCTGGAAATAATCTTATCAATCCTGACAACTTATGTGTTACTGAAAACTTTGTATACATTCAGGAAGACGGAGATTCTTATTACAAAAATGCCAACCACGATTCTTATATCTGGCAGCTGAATATCGCTACAAAACAATACAAACCATGGTTGAACATGAAGCACAACAGAAATGATACTGCATGGCAGACTGCTTACAACCAATCCGGAGATCTGCAGAAATTCGGTTCATGGGAATTCGGAGCAATGGTTGATATTTCTGACATCATCGGAATTCCAAATACATTCTCAGTGAATATCCACTCACACACATGGCAGCTGGATAAATTTAAAAATCCTGACGGTTCCGGAATCAACACCAATAAAGAAGGTGGACAGATCGTCATCATCAGAAACGTAGAAAAATAG
- a CDS encoding cytochrome-c peroxidase — protein MSKLSKYPILLFLYCAAALFTLYYCKNDKQQPVYEDLGSVKNRIIKTNTDFEKQINELKALVSKNSDEKLLQEKFQDIRKTYKKMEWAVEYFLPHSARFINGPALPEIEMDEHTEIEPEGLQVLEEMFYPYDKGNKDEVIRMLNKLINKSNTIATNFQVITISKDQVFDALRQEAFRISSLGIAGFDTPVSGIFLQEMPSSLEGIKETLEQISTERSKDKALKSIIKEINSAIEILKRNTDKNTFDYASFIPDHLNKITTLMLDFKNQEKIPDVEVTTALNKNAATFFAKNAFNPNAFTPGKEYAFSEEKASLGHQLFNDKILSNNNNRSCATCHIPEKAFTDGLARSMSLENSELARNAPSLNYAGYQHGQFWDMRKDDLEGQSSDVISNKEEMHGDLNVILAKINQDKNYQAAFKKIYHSQKTEIWQLQNVLASYIRSLSKFNSAFDDYMRGNKSAMTENQKRGFNLFVGKAQCAICHFVPLFNGTIPPNFKKTEQEVLGTAVNGENKTFDNDPGRGKFHETVPSLQHSFKTPTLRNINKTAPYMHNGGYRTLKEIMNFYNKGGGKAFGFKVDNQTLSDTPLQLTDKEIDDIIEFMKALDDQ, from the coding sequence ATGAGTAAACTTTCAAAATACCCGATACTTCTTTTCTTATACTGTGCAGCAGCACTTTTTACGCTCTATTATTGTAAAAATGATAAGCAGCAGCCCGTATATGAAGATCTTGGTTCTGTAAAAAACAGGATTATCAAAACCAATACTGATTTTGAAAAACAGATCAATGAACTGAAAGCCCTTGTTTCCAAAAATTCTGACGAAAAACTTCTTCAGGAAAAATTCCAGGATATCAGAAAAACCTACAAAAAAATGGAATGGGCTGTAGAATACTTCCTTCCTCACTCTGCTAGGTTTATCAATGGTCCTGCCCTTCCTGAAATAGAAATGGATGAGCATACAGAAATAGAACCCGAAGGACTGCAGGTTCTGGAAGAAATGTTTTATCCCTATGATAAAGGAAATAAAGATGAGGTGATCAGAATGCTCAATAAGCTCATCAATAAAAGCAATACCATAGCCACCAACTTTCAGGTTATTACCATCAGTAAAGACCAGGTTTTTGATGCATTAAGGCAGGAAGCTTTCAGAATTTCAAGTTTGGGAATTGCAGGGTTTGATACTCCGGTTTCCGGAATATTTTTACAGGAAATGCCTTCTTCGCTGGAAGGGATCAAAGAGACACTGGAACAAATTTCCACTGAACGTTCGAAAGACAAAGCTTTAAAAAGTATCATTAAAGAAATCAATTCAGCCATTGAAATCCTGAAAAGAAACACAGACAAAAATACTTTTGACTACGCCAGTTTTATCCCTGATCATTTGAACAAGATCACCACTCTGATGCTGGATTTTAAAAACCAGGAGAAAATCCCGGATGTTGAGGTAACAACAGCTCTAAACAAAAATGCGGCTACATTCTTTGCTAAAAATGCTTTCAATCCTAATGCTTTCACTCCGGGAAAAGAATATGCATTCTCTGAAGAAAAGGCTTCGCTCGGGCACCAGCTTTTTAATGATAAAATCCTTTCCAACAACAATAACCGAAGCTGTGCTACCTGTCATATTCCTGAGAAAGCATTTACTGACGGGCTTGCCAGATCTATGTCACTGGAAAATTCGGAGCTTGCAAGAAATGCTCCTTCTCTCAACTATGCAGGCTATCAACACGGCCAGTTCTGGGATATGAGAAAAGATGACCTGGAAGGACAGAGTTCGGATGTGATCTCCAATAAAGAAGAAATGCATGGAGATCTGAATGTCATTCTCGCGAAAATCAATCAGGATAAAAACTATCAGGCGGCATTTAAAAAGATTTACCATTCTCAAAAAACAGAGATTTGGCAGCTTCAGAATGTACTCGCGAGTTATATCCGTTCTTTGTCAAAATTCAATTCTGCTTTTGATGATTATATGAGGGGAAATAAGTCAGCAATGACAGAAAACCAAAAGCGAGGGTTCAATCTTTTTGTTGGAAAAGCTCAATGTGCAATATGTCATTTTGTTCCTTTATTCAATGGTACAATTCCTCCCAATTTCAAGAAAACTGAACAGGAAGTTTTAGGAACGGCAGTCAATGGTGAAAATAAAACCTTTGACAATGATCCGGGAAGAGGAAAGTTTCATGAAACTGTACCTTCATTACAGCATTCCTTTAAAACGCCTACCCTCAGAAACATCAATAAAACAGCTCCTTATATGCACAACGGAGGTTACAGAACATTGAAAGAAATAATGAATTTTTACAACAAAGGCGGTGGAAAAGCTTTTGGATTTAAAGTAGACAATCAAACACTGTCTGATACTCCTTTACAGCTTACGGACAAGGAAATAGATGATATTATTGAATTTATGAAAGCTTTGGATGATCAATAA